In Pseudomonas sp. MM213, a genomic segment contains:
- a CDS encoding DUF2160 domain-containing protein: MEWMSWTVPTAAFFTVIGLILVGMTTWELRSPSVLRRGFLPIATTRGDRLFIGLLGSAYLHLLVIGVTDWSIWVAFALSLVWLLAVMRWG, encoded by the coding sequence ATGGAATGGATGAGTTGGACTGTCCCCACAGCGGCGTTCTTCACCGTCATTGGCCTGATTCTGGTGGGCATGACGACGTGGGAACTACGCTCGCCGAGCGTTCTTCGGCGTGGTTTTTTGCCGATTGCCACCACCCGTGGCGATCGGCTGTTTATCGGTCTTCTCGGCAGCGCCTACCTGCATTTGCTGGTAATCGGCGTCACCGACTGGAGCATCTGGGTAGCGTTCGCGTTGTCCCTGGTGTGGCTGTTGGCTGTGATGCGTTGGGGCTAG
- a CDS encoding carbohydrate ABC transporter permease, with product MSKRKLIPLLIYILFLLVPIYWLLNMSFKSNTEILSGLTLFPQDFTFANYKVIFTDPAWYTGYLNSLYYVSLNTLISLSVALPAAYAFSRYRFLGDKHLFFWLLTNRMAPPAVFLLPFFQLYSSIGLFDTHIAVALAHCLFNVPLAVWILEGFMSGVPKEIDETAYIDGYSFPKFFVKIFVPLIGSGIGVTAFFCFMFSWVELLLARTLTSVNAKPIAAVMTRTVSASGIDWGVLAAAGVLTILPGMLVIWFVRNHVAKGFALGRV from the coding sequence ATGAGCAAGAGAAAGCTGATTCCACTGCTGATCTACATCCTGTTCCTGCTGGTGCCGATCTACTGGCTGCTGAACATGTCCTTCAAGAGCAACACCGAAATCCTCAGCGGCCTGACGCTGTTTCCGCAGGATTTCACCTTTGCCAACTACAAGGTGATCTTCACCGATCCGGCCTGGTACACCGGTTACCTCAACTCGCTGTATTACGTGAGCCTGAACACGCTGATTTCGTTGAGCGTGGCGTTGCCGGCGGCGTATGCGTTCTCGCGTTATCGCTTTCTCGGCGACAAGCACCTGTTCTTCTGGCTGCTGACCAACCGCATGGCACCACCGGCGGTATTCCTGTTGCCGTTCTTCCAGCTGTATTCGTCGATCGGCCTGTTCGACACCCACATCGCCGTGGCGTTGGCGCATTGCCTGTTCAACGTGCCGTTGGCGGTGTGGATTCTCGAGGGCTTCATGTCCGGCGTTCCGAAGGAAATCGACGAAACTGCCTACATTGATGGCTACAGTTTTCCCAAGTTTTTCGTGAAGATTTTTGTGCCGCTGATTGGCTCGGGGATCGGCGTAACGGCGTTCTTCTGCTTCATGTTTTCCTGGGTCGAATTGTTGCTGGCGCGGACGCTGACCTCGGTCAACGCCAAGCCGATCGCGGCGGTGATGACCCGAACGGTCTCGGCGTCCGGCATCGACTGGGGCGTGCTGGCGGCGGCGGGGGTGTTGACCATCCTGCCGGGCATGCTGGTGATCTGGTTTGTCCGTAACCACGTGGCCAAGGGCTTTGCCCTCGGCCGAGTATGA
- a CDS encoding carbohydrate ABC transporter permease: MNKVQNNKAWWLVLPVFLLVAFSAVIPMMTVVNYSVQDIFDQSSRYFVGADWYKQVLLDPRLHDSLLRQFIYSGCVLLIEIPLGIAIALTMPTKGRWSSLVLIILAIPLLIPWNVVGTIWQIFGRADIGLLGSSLNAMGINYNYAANTMDAWVTVLVMDVWHWTSLVALLCFSGLRAIPDVYYQAARIDRASAWAVFRHIQLPKLKSVLLIAVMLRFMDSFMIYTEPFVLTGGGPGNATTFLSQTLTQMAIGQFDLGPAAAFSLVYFLIILLVSWLFYTAMTHSDANR, encoded by the coding sequence ATGAACAAGGTGCAGAACAACAAGGCCTGGTGGCTGGTGCTGCCGGTGTTTTTGCTGGTGGCGTTCAGTGCGGTGATCCCGATGATGACCGTGGTCAACTATTCGGTGCAGGACATCTTCGACCAGTCCAGCCGCTACTTCGTCGGCGCCGACTGGTACAAACAGGTGCTGCTCGACCCACGGCTGCACGACTCGCTGCTGCGACAGTTCATCTACTCCGGCTGCGTGCTGCTGATCGAAATCCCGCTGGGCATCGCCATCGCCCTGACCATGCCGACCAAGGGCCGCTGGTCTTCCCTGGTGCTGATCATCCTGGCGATTCCGCTGCTGATTCCATGGAACGTGGTCGGCACTATCTGGCAGATCTTCGGCCGGGCCGACATTGGCTTGCTTGGTTCGAGCCTCAACGCGATGGGCATCAACTATAACTATGCGGCCAACACCATGGACGCCTGGGTCACGGTGCTGGTGATGGACGTCTGGCACTGGACTTCGCTGGTGGCGCTGTTGTGTTTTTCCGGGCTGCGGGCGATTCCGGACGTGTATTACCAGGCGGCGCGGATTGATCGCGCATCGGCCTGGGCGGTGTTCCGACACATCCAGTTGCCCAAGCTCAAGAGCGTGCTGTTGATCGCGGTGATGCTGCGGTTCATGGACAGTTTCATGATCTACACCGAGCCGTTCGTGCTCACGGGCGGCGGGCCGGGCAATGCCACGACCTTCCTCAGCCAGACCCTGACGCAAATGGCCATCGGCCAATTCGACCTTGGCCCGGCGGCGGCGTTCTCGCTGGTGTACTTCCTGATCATCCTGTTGGTGTCCTGGCTGTTCTACACCGCCATGACTCACTCTGACGCCAACCGCTGA